A genome region from Erigeron canadensis isolate Cc75 chromosome 3, C_canadensis_v1, whole genome shotgun sequence includes the following:
- the LOC122593405 gene encoding uncharacterized protein LOC122593405 yields MDVDAQPTMEETILVGDDLMLGPPSPIIPPEIASHVLQGVNLCDGILRNLFLCLQINDIEPFCQEEIALYRECAEKRDKELRQRLQDSEYKLGLSMPLDQAKERASQLESETTTLERRLILASGIEGADGFRQRWSLHGRLTDTKKRMEALKQGLENRKKEDSVTASVKAPATKKWFFW; encoded by the exons atggatg TCGACGCGCAGCCAACGATGGAGGAAACGATTCTGGTTGGAGATGATTTGATGTTGGGACCTCCATCACCCATTATTCCACCAGAAATCGCTTCTCATGTTCTCCAAGGCGTTAACTTGTGTGATGGAATATTGAGGAACCTTTTTCTTT GCCTGCAAATCAATGATATTGAGCCGTTTTGTCAAGAAGAGATCGCATTGTATCGTGAGTGTGCAGAGAAGCGG GACAAGGAACTTAGACAACGACTTCAAGATAGTGAGTATAAGTTAGGTTTATCGATGCCTTTAGATCAAGCTAAAGAACGAGCTTCTCAGCTCGAGTCTGAAACCACAACGTTAGAGAG GCGCTTGATTCTTGCAAGTGGGATCGAGGGTGCAGATGGGTTTCGCCAAAGATGGAGTTTGCATGGCCGTCTTACTGATACCAA GAAAAGAATGGAGGCATTAAAGCAAGGACTTGAAAATAGGAAAAAAGAGGACAGCGTTACAGCGAGCGTTAAAGCTCCAGCAACTAAAAAATGGTTCTTTTGGTGA
- the LOC122592074 gene encoding uncharacterized protein LOC122592074 yields the protein MALGRFEDFAAKTSEYAFFKKLKNGTCSHNVNVDRNNHDSQLKSDRQTDHINREEISHVQKESIQCPISSAQIHPVEEGQNDTRYDFLSTPAPSYRTENFRVKNVYGANTANLSIGRVAKKAENKGIFSAKREKLRQWVAENSSYDVNKLSSKGSDLVSALISRILPEDQKNSSQRAPVPCEDETDLQSKLSSFSEQEDPEFYKRRLIDSRHLLYLDDGLSRSTKRYVDMDLLEWDPTGQAAKSSIQDNGYHTEGYGKKSSSFHISYMDDHFSRSKGEHINLDPLEWNSKRELMDMDRLDWNPRGSELSIQHNLCHSEDSFKLPNFDMESILSFDVPLYSYESNNPEELDKSYLHNGLKLLEPPRPLLLGWDHGKEEKYQLSPLNLHSEINAISNSQNDDYQIFMPNSSMSSPPLSPYIRRHLKKEHFFESSTLPYTPKHLMPVEDYPWRMNEFSNETENRRSDPFVYLTQSPASNLLSFLNTGLHSFAVNYEKEENFLSPEHLFSEGRVKAYGSSRYMETLEDRHFNHIKYPSLLDDSSLNDEL from the exons ATGGCTCTAGGTAGATTTGAAGATTTTGCTGCAAAAACTTCAGAATATgcatttttcaagaaattgaagaaTGGTACTTGCAGTCATAATGTGAATGTAGATCGAAACAATCATGATAGCCAGTTGAAGAGTGATCGACAGACTGATCATATCAACAGAGAAG AGATTTCTCATGTGCAGAAAGAGAGCATTCAATGTCCCATATCTTCGGCGCAGATTCACCCTGTTGAGGAAGGACAAAATGATACCCGCTATGACTTTCTTTCAACCCCAGCCCCGAGTTATCGAACAGAGAACTTCA GGGTAAAGAATGTATATGGAGCCAACACCGCAAATCTATCAATCGGCCGTGTTGCAAAGAAGGCAG AGAATAAAGGAATATTTTCTGCAAAGCGGGAGAAGTTACGCCAGTGGGTTGCAGAAAATTCATCATATGATGTCAACAAGCTCTCTTCAAAGGG GTCTGATTTGGTTTCTGCTCTAATTAGTCGGATACTGCCCGAGGACCAAAAGAATAGT TCTCAGAGAGCTCCCGTGCCATGTGAAGATGAAACTGATTTGCAATCCAAGCtgtcttctttttctgaacaaGAAGATCCTGAATTTTACAAAAGAAGATTGATTGATTCTCGCCATCTATTGTACTTAGATGATGGTTTATCTAGATCGACAAAGAGATATGTAGATATGGATCTCCTGGAATGGGATCCTACGGGTCAAGCTGCAAAGTCTAGTATTCAAGATAATGGCTACCATACCGAAGGTTACGGTAAAAAATCCAGCTCTTTCCATATTTCATATATGGATGATCATTTTTCCAGATCAAAAGGGGAACACATAAATTTGGATCCCCTGGAATGGAATTCCAAAAGGGAACTCATGGATATGGATCGCCTGGATTGGAATCCTAGGGGCTCAGAATTAAGTATTCAACATAATCTCTGCCATTCAGAAGACAGCTTCAAACTTCCAAACTTTGACATGGAGAGTATCTTATCTTTTGACGTGCCTCTCTATAGTTATGAATCTAACAACCCCGAAGAGCTTGATAAATCATATTTGCATAATGGACTTAAACTCTTGGAACCACCACGCCCTCTGTTGTTGGGATGGGATCACggtaaagaagaaaaatatcaACTTTCTCCACTGAATTTACACTCAGAAATCAATGCAATCTCAAATTCACAGAACGATGACTACCAGATTTTCATGCCTAATTCGTCCATGTCTTCACCACCCTTGTCTCCTTATATCCGTAGACACCTTAAAAAAGAACACTTTTTTGAATCATCAACTCTACCATACACACCAAAACATCTTATGCCAGTAGAAGATTATCCATGGCGCATGAATGAATTTTCAAATGAGACAGAAAACCGTCGTTCAGATCCTTTTGTATATCTGACTCAATCCCCTGCCAGTAATCTTTTAAGCTTTCTCAACACAGGCTTACATTCATTTGCTGTCAATTATGAAAAGGAAGAGAACTTTTTGAGCCCAGAACATCTATTCTCGGAAGGTAGAGTAAAAGCTTATGGTTCATCTAGATACATGGAAACACTTGAGGATAGACATTTTAACCACATCAAATACCCTTCGTTGCTTGATGATTCAAGCTTGAACGATGAATTGTAG
- the LOC122591203 gene encoding photosystem I reaction center subunit IV, chloroplastic, with the protein MASMASAASSFLVTPNVTPAANTTTVKCNMVSMLPAFQNTRGSRLVVKSTEEAGGEPAPAAVAEPVKEEKPKPPPIGPKRGSKVRILRKESYWFKGVGSVVTVDQDPKTRYPVVVRFNKVNYANVSTNNYALDEIEEC; encoded by the exons ATGGCAAGTATGGCATCTGCTGCTTCTAGCTTTTTAGTGACACCAAATGTCACCCCTGCTGCTAACACAACCACAGTCAAGTGCAATATGGTTAGTATGTTGCCAGCTTTCCAAAACACCAGAGGTTCAAGATTGGTTGTTAAGTCTACTGAAGAGGCCGGTGGTGAACCGGCACCTGCTGCCGTTGCCGAACCAGTCAAGGAAGAGAAGCCCAAGCCCCCACCAATTGGACCCAAGAGAGGATCCAAg GTGAGAATCCTGAGGAAGGAGTCATATTGGTTCAAAGGAGTGGGATCAGTTGTGACTGTAGATCAG GACCCAAAGACTCGCTACCCAGTGGTTGTGCGGTTTAACAAAGTGAATTACGCAAATGTTTCAACCAACAACTACGCATTGGATGAAATCGAAGAATGTTAG
- the LOC122593448 gene encoding probable indole-3-pyruvate monooxygenase YUCCA5 — protein sequence MLSFSSQNDLCGRRCVWVNGPVIVGAGPSGLAVSACLREQEIPFVVIERSDCIASLWQKRTYDRLKLHLPKKFCQLPKLPFPEEYPEYPTKRQFITYLENYAQKFDIKPQFNECVQSAKYDEACHLWRVVTVSTNGSGPAETEYICQMLVVASGENADGVVPEINGLKEFSGEVIHAKDYKSGEKYNGKKVLVVGCGNSGMEVSLDLSNHNAKPYMVVRSSVHVLPREIMGKSTFDLAMMLMKWLPLWLVDKLLLVLAWFILGNTQTYGIKRPSLGPLTLKNKHGKTPVLDIGALERIRSGEINVVPGVKRFNSSSVELVNGETLDVDSVVLATGYRSNVPYWLQETDFFAKNGFPKTPFPNGWKGKCGLYASGFTRRGLAGASADAIKISEDIAKVWNEELNQKKLKVPTHRRCISTY from the exons ATGTTAAGCTTTTCAAGTCAAAATGACTTATGTGGCCGTCGGTGTGTGTGGGTCAACGGCCCTGTCATAGTCGGGGCCGGACCCTCTGGGCTAGCTGTTTCAGCTTGCCTTAGGGAACAAGAAATTCCATTTGTTGTCATTGAACGATCCGACTGCATTGCTTCCTTGTGGCAAAAACGCACCTATGACCGCCTCAAACTTCACTTGCCGAAAAAATTCTGCCAACTTCCTAAGCTACCTTTCCCCGAGGAGTACCCCGAATACCCAACAAAGAGACAATTCATCACATATCTCGAGAACTATGCACAAAAGTTTGACATCAAGCCACAATTCAATGAATGCGTTCAATCTGCTAAGTACGATGAAGCCTGCCATCTCTGGCGGGTTGTGACCGTTTCCACAAACGGGTCAGGCCCGGCTGAAACAGAGTACATTTGCCAAATGCTTGTAGTAGCAAGCGGAGAAAATGCCGACGGAGTAGTACCCGAGATCAATGGACTAAAAGAATTCTCCGGTGAAGTCATTCATGCAAAAGATTACAAGTCCGGTGAGAAATACAATGGAAAGAAAGTATTAGTCGTCGGATGTGGAAATTCCGGCATGGAAGTCTCTTTGGACCTCTCAAACCACAATGCCAAACCATATATGGTTGTTAGAAGCTCG GTTCATGTTTTGCCTAGAGAAATTATGGGAAAATCTACATTTGATCTAGCCATGATGCTAATGAAATGGCTACCACTATGGCTAGTTGACAAGCTTCTATTAGTCCTGGCATGGTTCATTCTTGGAAACACACAAACTTATGGAATCAAAAGACCATCTTTAGGCCCATTAACACTCAAAAACAAACATGGAAAGACCCCGGTTCTAGACATTGGTGCACTCGAAAGAATTCGGTCAGGAGAGATCAACGTAGTCCCCGGGGTCAAAAGATTCAACTCGAGCTCAGTCGAACTAGTCAATGGCGAAACACTCGATGTCGATTCAGTTGTTTTGGCAACTGGGTATCGTAGCAATGTCCCATATTGGCTTCAG GAAACTGATTTCTTTGCTAAAAATGGATTCCCAAAGACCCCATTTCCCAATGGTTGGAAAGGAAAGTGTGGATTGTATGCATCAGGTTTTACAAGAAGAGGACTAGCTGGTGCATCTGCTGATGCTATTAAAATTTCTGAAGATATTGCAAAAGTATGGAATGAAGAATTAAATCAGAAAAAATTGAAAGTTCCTACACATAGAAGATGCATCTCTACATACTAG